One genomic segment of Acinetobacter oleivorans DR1 includes these proteins:
- the mmsB gene encoding 3-hydroxyisobutyrate dehydrogenase: protein MNIAFIGLGNMGGRMAHNLLKAGLNVYGYDLSEVAIQHFAEAGGIVCDSPQAAAKQADVVISMLPAAKHVKEVYLGENGVLEVLKAGSLCIDSSTIDPQTIKDIATVAQNKNIKICDAPVSGGTIGAQAGTLTFMVGADEQTFNEVKPVLSHMGKNIVHCGDVGAGQIAKICNNLILGISMAAVAEGMALGVKLGIDPQALAGVINTSSGRCWSSDVCNPWPHINENAPASRGYQDGFATQLMLKDLGLAVEAAGQVKQPVVLGGMVQQLYQQMCMRGNANLDFSSIIQQYLPQEA, encoded by the coding sequence ATGAATATCGCCTTTATCGGTCTAGGGAATATGGGCGGCAGAATGGCCCATAACCTACTTAAAGCCGGACTCAATGTTTATGGATATGACCTCAGTGAAGTTGCGATTCAGCACTTCGCCGAGGCAGGTGGCATAGTATGCGACAGCCCGCAGGCAGCAGCAAAACAAGCTGATGTGGTCATTAGCATGCTACCTGCGGCCAAGCACGTTAAAGAAGTTTACTTGGGTGAAAATGGTGTATTGGAAGTGCTAAAAGCAGGTAGCTTATGCATTGATAGCAGTACCATTGACCCACAAACCATTAAAGACATTGCCACTGTTGCGCAAAACAAAAATATTAAAATCTGTGATGCACCAGTTTCAGGTGGAACCATTGGTGCCCAAGCAGGAACTCTAACCTTCATGGTAGGTGCCGATGAGCAAACCTTTAATGAAGTGAAACCTGTACTTAGCCACATGGGCAAAAATATTGTTCATTGTGGTGATGTCGGTGCAGGTCAAATTGCCAAAATCTGCAACAACCTGATTTTAGGTATTTCAATGGCCGCTGTTGCTGAAGGTATGGCACTCGGTGTAAAGCTGGGCATCGACCCACAAGCATTGGCAGGGGTGATTAATACTTCAAGTGGTCGTTGCTGGAGCTCTGATGTGTGTAACCCATGGCCACATATTAATGAAAATGCGCCAGCATCTCGAGGCTACCAAGACGGCTTTGCGACTCAGCTGATGCTAAAAGATTTAGGACTCGCTGTAGAGGCCGCGGGCCAAGTCAAACAGCCAGTTGTATTAGGTGGCATGGTACAGCAGCTCTATCAGCAAATGTGCATGCGCGGGAATGCCAATCTCGATTTTTCGAGCATTATTCAGCAATACCTACCACAAGAGGCGTAA
- a CDS encoding CoA-acylating methylmalonate-semialdehyde dehydrogenase: MNTIQKIELETAKLLINGNFIESETQEWQDIVNPATQEVIGRVPFATVKEVDAAIQAAQDAFASWRQTPIQARMRIMLNLQDLIRANMKEIAQVLTAEQGKTLADAEGDIQRGLEVVEHACSIGTLQMGEYVEGVARGVDTYTLQQPLGVCAGITPFNFPAMIPLWMFPMAIVCGNTFVLKPSEQDPLSTMMLVELAIQAGVPAGVLNVVHGGKEVVDRLCTHKDIKAISFVGSTAVGTHVYNLAGQHGKRVQSMMGAKNHVAVMPDANKEQTLNALVGAAFGAAGQRCMALSVAVMVGESKQWIQELVEKAKTLKVNAGHEPNTDIGPVISKRAKARVLDLINSGVEQGAELLLDGRDVQVQGYESGNFVGATIFSGVNTDMRIYKEEVFGPVLSIICVDTLEEAIALINANPFGNGVGLFTQSGAIARTFQNLIDVGQVGINIPIPVPVPFFSFTGSRGSKLGDLGPYGKQAVQFYTQTKTITSRWFEDSHEVGGVNTTISLR, from the coding sequence ATGAACACAATCCAAAAAATCGAATTGGAAACCGCTAAATTACTCATTAACGGAAATTTTATCGAATCTGAAACACAGGAATGGCAAGACATTGTTAACCCTGCAACTCAGGAAGTGATTGGTCGTGTACCATTTGCAACGGTTAAAGAAGTTGACGCTGCTATTCAAGCTGCACAAGATGCTTTTGCTTCTTGGCGTCAGACCCCAATTCAGGCACGTATGCGCATCATGCTTAACTTACAAGACTTGATCCGTGCCAACATGAAAGAAATTGCACAAGTACTAACGGCTGAACAAGGCAAAACCTTGGCAGATGCAGAAGGTGATATTCAACGTGGTTTAGAAGTGGTTGAACATGCGTGTTCAATAGGCACTTTGCAAATGGGTGAATATGTTGAAGGTGTTGCGCGTGGTGTAGACACGTATACCTTGCAGCAACCTTTGGGTGTCTGTGCGGGTATTACGCCGTTTAACTTCCCTGCCATGATTCCACTTTGGATGTTCCCAATGGCAATCGTGTGTGGCAATACATTTGTCTTAAAACCATCAGAACAAGATCCGTTATCAACCATGATGCTGGTTGAGCTTGCGATTCAAGCAGGGGTTCCAGCAGGTGTGCTCAACGTTGTGCATGGTGGTAAAGAAGTGGTTGACCGTCTGTGTACACACAAAGATATTAAAGCGATTTCATTTGTAGGTTCAACTGCTGTTGGAACGCATGTTTATAACCTTGCTGGACAACATGGTAAACGCGTCCAGTCAATGATGGGTGCAAAAAACCATGTGGCTGTTATGCCTGATGCCAATAAAGAGCAAACCTTAAATGCCTTGGTCGGTGCAGCATTTGGTGCAGCGGGGCAACGCTGTATGGCACTGTCGGTTGCAGTCATGGTGGGTGAAAGTAAACAGTGGATTCAAGAATTAGTTGAAAAAGCGAAGACTTTAAAAGTAAACGCAGGCCATGAGCCAAATACTGACATTGGCCCAGTCATTTCAAAACGTGCTAAAGCGCGTGTGCTTGATTTAATTAATAGCGGTGTTGAGCAAGGGGCAGAGTTACTACTCGATGGCCGTGATGTTCAAGTCCAAGGCTATGAATCGGGCAACTTTGTAGGTGCAACGATTTTTAGTGGCGTAAATACCGACATGCGTATTTATAAAGAAGAAGTCTTTGGCCCTGTACTTTCCATTATTTGTGTAGACACCCTTGAGGAAGCGATTGCACTCATCAATGCCAACCCATTTGGTAATGGTGTAGGTCTATTCACACAAAGTGGCGCGATTGCACGTACTTTCCAAAACTTAATTGATGTAGGTCAAGTTGGTATCAACATTCCAATTCCTGTGCCAGTACCGTTCTTTAGTTTTACCGGTTCAAGAGGTTCAAAACTTGGTGATTTGGGACCATACGGCAAACAAGCTGTGCAGTTCTATACCCAAACCAAAACCATTACCAGTCGCTGGTTTGAAGATAGCCATGAAGTTGGCGGTGTAAATACAACCATTAGTTTACGTTAA
- a CDS encoding LysR family transcriptional regulator, giving the protein MKVDWDHLHFFLVLARTKTLTNAARIIGVEHSTVARRIQALELALGTTLFKREATGYELTLEGMALVPRVEQMEQAFLQIEKPHQPLQGRVRIGTPEGFGTAFLARLLAEFSIQYPLLTIDLIPVPKMIKLSHREADIVVSIDRPTSGPYIITRLSDYCLKIYGSQNYLAQNPPIRGLEDLTQHRFVNYIDDLVYSPELYCLERLPLKLNANFRSSSILAQQIAVSAGAGLAILPKFLADDKPELDVVLEQQVRFTHTFWMLTFVDLQHEPRIKLVWDYLRKQADKYQHLLVD; this is encoded by the coding sequence ATGAAAGTGGATTGGGATCATCTACATTTTTTTCTGGTTTTAGCTCGGACTAAAACATTGACCAACGCTGCGCGGATTATTGGTGTCGAGCACAGTACAGTAGCTAGACGGATTCAGGCACTAGAACTTGCTTTGGGTACAACGCTGTTTAAGCGTGAAGCGACTGGTTATGAGTTGACACTCGAAGGTATGGCACTTGTTCCCCGAGTTGAGCAAATGGAACAAGCTTTCTTACAAATTGAGAAACCACATCAACCTTTGCAAGGTCGTGTGCGAATTGGCACACCTGAAGGTTTTGGCACTGCGTTTTTAGCCCGTTTACTGGCTGAGTTCTCTATTCAATATCCATTGCTGACCATCGACCTAATTCCAGTACCGAAAATGATTAAACTCTCCCACCGTGAGGCAGACATTGTGGTGTCAATTGATCGTCCTACGTCTGGACCCTACATCATTACGCGGTTATCAGACTATTGTTTAAAAATTTACGGCAGCCAAAACTATCTGGCGCAAAACCCACCCATTCGTGGTTTAGAAGATTTAACCCAACACCGCTTTGTGAACTATATTGATGATCTGGTGTATAGCCCTGAACTGTACTGTTTAGAACGGTTACCCTTAAAGCTTAACGCGAACTTCCGTAGCAGCAGTATTTTAGCCCAACAAATTGCGGTGAGTGCTGGTGCAGGACTTGCGATTTTGCCCAAGTTTTTAGCAGATGATAAACCAGAACTAGACGTCGTTTTAGAGCAGCAAGTTCGCTTTACTCATACCTTCTGGATGCTGACTTTTGTTGATTTACAGCATGAACCGCGCATTAAACTCGTCTGGGACTATTTGCGTAAACAAGCCGATAAATATCAGCATTTGTTGGTTGATTAA
- a CDS encoding amino acid permease → MVHHPDEAGSPDHLQRKLNNRHLQMIAIGGAIGTGLFMGSGKTISLAGPSILVIYMLIGGMFFFLMRALGELLLANLHYKSFVDMAYDLIGPWAGYYIGWTYWLGWVLVGIADLSAVINYLSFWLPEGASFSPTQQAMISAGCVLFILGLNLLTVKLFGEVEFWFALIKILAIIGLIGVGGYMILTHFQAPHGEVVSVSNVWSHGGIFPKGVSGFLAGFQIAVFAFIGVELIGTTAAETKDPEKNLPKAINAIPVRIILFYVLALFVVMSVTPWDHIRADKSPFVELFLNAGIPVSAIIMNLVVLSSVMSSMNSGVFSTSRMLFGLSKDGQAPSALGRLSKRAVPSNGLIFSCIFIMGGAVLQYFVPNTMEAFTLASSLCVILFISVWLLIMACYLRYRKLSPELHAKSTFKMPGGVLMAYVVIAFFLFTLVILALEPDTLKALYVSPLWLVVLGVSYHVFYKPRMKKLGQESFD, encoded by the coding sequence ATGGTTCATCATCCCGATGAGGCAGGCTCCCCTGATCATTTACAACGGAAATTAAATAATCGCCATCTACAAATGATTGCAATTGGCGGTGCAATTGGAACCGGTCTATTTATGGGCTCGGGCAAAACCATCTCCCTCGCTGGTCCTTCAATTCTCGTGATTTACATGTTAATTGGTGGCATGTTTTTTTTCTTAATGCGTGCATTAGGTGAATTACTACTCGCTAATTTGCATTACAAGTCATTTGTCGATATGGCATATGATTTGATTGGCCCATGGGCTGGTTATTATATAGGTTGGACCTATTGGTTAGGCTGGGTACTGGTCGGTATTGCAGATTTATCTGCGGTCATTAACTATTTAAGTTTCTGGCTGCCCGAAGGCGCCAGTTTCTCACCAACACAACAAGCCATGATTAGTGCAGGCTGTGTACTATTCATTTTAGGGCTTAACCTTCTTACGGTGAAGTTGTTTGGTGAAGTTGAATTCTGGTTCGCACTCATTAAGATTTTGGCCATTATTGGCCTGATTGGAGTCGGTGGTTACATGATCCTCACTCATTTTCAAGCTCCGCATGGTGAGGTTGTTAGTGTAAGTAATGTGTGGTCGCATGGTGGCATATTTCCAAAAGGCGTAAGCGGATTTTTGGCAGGTTTCCAGATTGCCGTATTTGCCTTTATTGGCGTCGAATTGATTGGTACAACAGCCGCTGAAACGAAAGATCCAGAGAAAAATCTACCGAAGGCAATTAACGCGATTCCTGTACGTATTATTCTATTCTATGTCCTAGCACTCTTTGTGGTGATGTCAGTAACACCTTGGGATCACATTCGTGCAGATAAAAGCCCATTTGTTGAGTTGTTCTTAAATGCGGGTATTCCTGTTTCAGCTATCATCATGAACTTGGTGGTACTGTCTTCAGTGATGTCTTCAATGAACAGCGGTGTGTTTTCAACCAGTCGTATGCTGTTCGGTTTATCGAAAGATGGTCAGGCGCCAAGTGCATTGGGGCGTTTATCAAAACGTGCCGTGCCTTCAAATGGTTTAATCTTCTCATGTATTTTCATTATGGGTGGGGCAGTGCTTCAGTACTTTGTTCCAAACACCATGGAAGCATTTACTTTGGCAAGTTCACTTTGTGTGATTCTCTTTATTAGTGTATGGCTTCTGATCATGGCGTGCTATTTACGTTACCGTAAGTTGAGTCCAGAGTTACATGCTAAATCGACTTTTAAAATGCCGGGTGGTGTGTTAATGGCGTATGTTGTCATTGCATTTTTCTTGTTCACTTTAGTGATTTTGGCACTAGAGCCAGATACATTAAAAGCACTCTATGTTAGTCCATTGTGGCTAGTTGTTTTAGGCGTTAGCTATCATGTGTTTTATAAACCACGCATGAAAAAACTAGGCCAAGAAAGTTTTGATTAA
- a CDS encoding amino acid permease codes for MTTARHSDTENSPDHLQRKLSNRHLQLIAIGGAIGTGLFMGSGKTISLAGPSILLIYMIIGGMFFFLMRAMGELLLANLHYKSFVDMAHDLIGPWAGYYLGWTYWLGWVLVGIADLSAVINYLSFWLPDGTSFSPTQQAMISAGCVLFVMGLNLLTVRLFGEIEFWFALIKILAIIGLIGVGGYMIFSHFQAPQGAVASISNVWSHGGLFPKGTEGFLAGFQIAVFAFVGVELVGTTAAETKDPEKNLPKAINAIPVRIILFYVLALFIVMSVTPWDHIRADKSPFVELFLNAGIPVSAIIMNLVVLSSVMSSMNSGVFSTSRMLFGLSKDGQAPGAFGRLSKRAVPSNGLIFSCIFIMGGAVLQYFVPNTMEAFTLASSLCVILFISVWSLIMVCYLRYRKLRPELHEKSTFKMPGGIWMSYIVLAFMLFTLVILALEPDTLKALYVSPVWLVILGVTYHVLYKPRMKKLGRELVNDH; via the coding sequence ATGACAACGGCTCGTCATTCAGATACGGAAAACTCTCCTGATCATCTGCAACGAAAACTGTCTAACCGTCATTTACAACTGATTGCAATTGGCGGTGCAATTGGAACCGGCCTATTTATGGGTTCGGGCAAAACCATCTCCCTCGCAGGTCCTTCAATTCTTTTAATCTATATGATTATTGGAGGAATGTTCTTTTTCTTAATGCGTGCAATGGGCGAGTTGCTTCTTGCAAATCTGCATTACAAATCTTTTGTTGATATGGCTCATGACTTAATTGGTCCTTGGGCCGGTTATTATTTGGGCTGGACCTATTGGTTAGGCTGGGTACTGGTGGGTATTGCGGACCTTTCAGCAGTCATTAACTATTTGAGTTTCTGGTTGCCCGATGGCACGAGCTTTTCACCAACGCAACAAGCCATGATTAGTGCAGGTTGTGTGCTGTTTGTCATGGGTCTTAACCTACTGACTGTACGCCTATTTGGTGAAATTGAATTTTGGTTTGCACTCATTAAGATTTTAGCCATTATTGGCCTGATCGGAGTGGGTGGCTATATGATTTTCAGTCATTTCCAAGCTCCGCAAGGCGCTGTTGCAAGCATTAGTAATGTTTGGTCGCATGGCGGTTTATTCCCGAAAGGTACAGAAGGCTTCTTGGCAGGATTCCAGATTGCCGTGTTTGCTTTTGTCGGGGTTGAACTGGTTGGTACAACGGCTGCTGAAACCAAAGATCCAGAGAAGAACTTACCGAAAGCAATTAACGCGATTCCTGTACGTATTATTTTGTTCTATGTACTAGCACTCTTTATTGTGATGTCAGTAACGCCTTGGGACCATATTCGTGCAGACAAAAGTCCGTTTGTTGAGTTGTTCTTAAATGCCGGTATTCCTGTTTCAGCTATTATCATGAACTTGGTGGTACTGTCTTCGGTGATGTCTTCAATGAACAGCGGTGTGTTTTCAACCAGTCGTATGCTGTTCGGTTTATCAAAAGACGGTCAGGCTCCAGGTGCATTTGGTCGTTTATCAAAACGTGCCGTACCTTCAAATGGTTTGATTTTCTCATGTATTTTCATTATGGGCGGGGCAGTACTTCAGTACTTTGTTCCAAACACCATGGAAGCATTTACTTTGGCAAGTTCACTCTGTGTGATTCTATTCATTAGTGTCTGGAGTCTTATCATGGTGTGCTATTTACGCTATCGTAAATTACGTCCTGAATTACATGAAAAATCTACTTTTAAAATGCCCGGTGGCATTTGGATGAGCTATATCGTTTTGGCATTTATGCTTTTCACTTTAGTCATCTTGGCACTTGAGCCAGATACATTGAAAGCGCTCTATGTCAGTCCAGTATGGTTAGTTATCTTAGGTGTTACCTATCATGTGCTCTATAAACCACGCATGAAAAAACTAGGACGCGAACTCGTCAACGATCATTAA
- a CDS encoding RidA family protein produces MSNSDIQKINTNEVMSAVTVFNKVVYLSGQVPKNTEQDVAGQTREILATIDELLALANTDKSRLLSAQLYLKNLSDFSTVNAIWVDWLKGCVVPSRATIQADLVNPDWLIEIAVTAAQK; encoded by the coding sequence ATGTCTAATTCAGATATACAAAAGATTAACACTAACGAAGTCATGAGCGCCGTGACTGTTTTTAACAAAGTGGTTTATCTGTCAGGTCAGGTACCTAAAAATACCGAACAAGACGTGGCAGGCCAAACTCGTGAAATTCTTGCAACAATTGATGAACTTTTGGCATTAGCCAATACCGACAAATCTCGCTTGCTTTCTGCACAGCTCTATTTGAAAAATCTTTCTGACTTTTCAACCGTAAATGCAATTTGGGTTGACTGGTTAAAAGGGTGTGTTGTTCCATCGCGTGCCACAATTCAGGCCGATTTGGTCAATCCAGATTGGTTAATTGAAATTGCCGTGACGGCAGCACAAAAGTAA
- the alr gene encoding alanine racemase, with protein MPRPITAVIHRQALQNNLAVVRKTMPNSKVFAVVKANAYGHGIERVYEAFKAADGFALLDLDEAKRIRALGWTGPILLLEGIFSPQDLFDCVQYQLSFTIHSEAQIEWVEKHPYPAQFNVCLKMNSGMNRLGFKPQNYVQAWERLNNLANVSKITHMMHFSDADGDRFGQQGIDYQITAFEEIIKDLPGERSVSNSAAILRYQDQLKSDYARSGIMLYGSSPDYPTHSIADWGLQPTMSLRSEIISVQHLEPNESVGYGSNFVAEQPITIGIVACGYADGYQRISPTGTPVLVDSVRTRTIGRVSMDMLAVDLTGIESAKVGSEVVLWGQSSTGVVLPIDDVAVSSGTVGYELMCAVTVRVQFINQV; from the coding sequence ATGCCTCGTCCTATTACCGCAGTGATCCACCGTCAAGCCTTACAAAATAACTTGGCGGTGGTACGCAAGACTATGCCAAACAGTAAGGTCTTTGCCGTTGTAAAAGCCAATGCTTATGGACACGGAATTGAACGTGTTTATGAAGCATTTAAAGCAGCAGATGGCTTTGCCTTACTTGATCTTGATGAAGCAAAACGCATTCGTGCTTTAGGTTGGACAGGTCCAATTTTATTGCTCGAAGGGATTTTTTCTCCTCAAGATTTATTTGATTGTGTGCAGTATCAACTCAGTTTCACCATTCATAGTGAAGCGCAAATTGAGTGGGTAGAAAAGCATCCTTATCCAGCCCAATTTAATGTTTGTCTAAAAATGAACAGTGGTATGAACCGTCTTGGTTTTAAACCACAAAACTATGTTCAGGCTTGGGAACGTTTAAATAACTTGGCAAATGTGTCCAAGATTACGCACATGATGCATTTTTCTGATGCAGATGGTGATCGTTTCGGCCAGCAAGGCATTGATTATCAAATCACTGCATTTGAAGAAATTATTAAAGATTTACCGGGTGAAAGATCTGTAAGTAATAGCGCAGCAATTCTGCGTTATCAAGACCAGCTCAAATCAGATTATGCACGTAGCGGCATCATGCTCTATGGCAGCTCGCCAGACTACCCGACGCATAGTATTGCGGATTGGGGCTTACAACCGACCATGAGCTTACGCAGCGAAATTATTTCAGTTCAGCATTTAGAACCGAATGAAAGCGTAGGTTATGGCTCAAACTTTGTCGCAGAGCAGCCCATAACGATTGGGATTGTCGCTTGTGGCTATGCCGATGGTTATCAGCGTATTTCACCAACAGGTACGCCTGTTTTAGTGGACTCTGTCCGCACTCGTACAATTGGCCGCGTCAGCATGGATATGTTGGCAGTCGATTTAACAGGTATTGAAAGTGCCAAAGTCGGCAGTGAAGTCGTGCTTTGGGGCCAATCAAGTACAGGCGTCGTTTTACCTATTGATGATGTCGCAGTTTCATCCGGTACGGTGGGCTATGAACTGATGTGTGCTGTCACCGTCCGTGTTCAATTTATTAATCAGGTATAA
- a CDS encoding D-amino acid dehydrogenase: MRVIVLGSGVIGVASAYYLAQQGAEVTVLDRQSGPAEETSFGNAGQISPGYSTPWAAPGIPFKAVKWMFQHHAPLAINLDGSMWQLQWMAQMLKNCNPQSYAVNKERMMRVAEYSRDCLRELRKDTGINYENRAKGTLQLFRKEAQMEAVQRDISVLQECGVSYELLNGNELGRVEPALANAQDKLVGGLHLPNDETGDCYLFTNALAQIAKELGVNFQFNQNVEKLIVEGDEIKGVQVNGKVLTADRYVLAFGSYSRDFLKPLDLQLPVYPVKGYSLTIPIVDPAFAPQSTVLDETYKIAITRFDQRIRVGGMAELSGFNLGLNEDRRATLQMVTQDLFPGGDMAQASFWTGLRPMTPDSTPIIGATRFKNLFLNTGHGTLGWTMACGSGKLISDIVLNHKTDISTDGLSIQRYSHAHAA, from the coding sequence ATGCGCGTAATTGTATTAGGTAGCGGCGTTATCGGAGTGGCAAGTGCCTATTATCTAGCTCAACAAGGAGCTGAGGTCACTGTTCTTGACCGTCAGTCAGGTCCTGCTGAAGAAACAAGCTTTGGTAATGCAGGTCAAATTTCGCCAGGGTATTCGACCCCTTGGGCAGCACCAGGAATCCCTTTTAAAGCTGTGAAGTGGATGTTCCAACATCACGCACCGCTTGCGATTAATTTAGATGGCAGCATGTGGCAGTTACAGTGGATGGCGCAAATGCTAAAAAACTGTAATCCACAAAGTTATGCTGTGAACAAAGAACGTATGATGCGTGTGGCTGAATACAGCCGTGATTGCTTACGTGAACTTAGAAAAGATACAGGCATTAATTACGAAAACCGTGCTAAAGGTACGTTGCAGTTATTCCGTAAAGAAGCTCAAATGGAAGCGGTTCAACGCGACATTAGCGTGCTACAAGAGTGCGGCGTAAGCTACGAATTATTAAATGGCAACGAACTTGGTCGTGTAGAACCAGCTTTGGCAAATGCGCAAGATAAACTCGTTGGTGGTTTACACTTACCAAATGACGAAACAGGTGACTGTTATTTATTTACCAATGCTTTAGCTCAAATTGCTAAAGAGTTGGGTGTTAACTTCCAGTTCAACCAGAACGTAGAAAAATTGATTGTTGAAGGCGATGAAATTAAGGGCGTTCAGGTCAATGGTAAGGTCTTAACCGCAGATCGTTATGTCCTAGCGTTTGGTAGCTATTCACGTGATTTCTTGAAACCACTCGATCTACAGTTACCTGTATATCCTGTGAAAGGTTATTCGTTGACGATTCCAATTGTTGACCCTGCTTTTGCTCCGCAATCTACAGTGCTTGATGAAACCTACAAAATTGCGATTACGCGTTTTGACCAACGTATTCGCGTAGGTGGTATGGCTGAGTTAAGTGGTTTCAATTTAGGTCTGAACGAAGACCGCCGTGCAACCTTGCAAATGGTTACTCAGGACTTGTTCCCGGGCGGCGATATGGCACAGGCGTCTTTCTGGACGGGTCTACGTCCAATGACACCAGACAGCACTCCAATTATTGGAGCGACTCGCTTTAAAAATCTGTTCTTGAATACAGGTCACGGTACTTTAGGTTGGACCATGGCATGTGGTTCAGGGAAATTAATCAGTGACATCGTATTGAATCATAAGACTGATATCAGTACCGATGGCCTTTCAATTCAGCGTTACTCACACGCGCACGCGGCATAA
- a CDS encoding Lrp/AsnC ligand binding domain-containing protein, whose amino-acid sequence MRPLDRIDRMILDILQREGRIAISELASRVNLSTTPCSERVKRLERDGIIMGYYARLNPAYVDRNLLVFLEIKLSAKSGDVFDQVARDLVEIPEVLECHLISGEFDYLVKARLKEMSAYRRLLGDLLKKLPASASSHSYVVMEEVKETLYLDVSK is encoded by the coding sequence ATGCGCCCCTTAGATCGTATAGATCGCATGATTCTGGACATTTTGCAGCGCGAAGGACGAATTGCGATTAGTGAATTGGCATCGAGAGTCAACCTCTCTACCACCCCCTGTTCAGAGCGTGTAAAACGTCTCGAACGCGATGGCATTATCATGGGTTATTACGCCCGTCTAAACCCAGCTTACGTAGACCGTAACCTGCTCGTCTTTTTAGAAATTAAGTTATCTGCCAAATCAGGCGATGTATTTGACCAAGTGGCCAGAGACCTCGTTGAGATTCCTGAAGTGCTCGAATGTCACCTTATTTCAGGCGAATTTGACTACCTTGTAAAAGCCCGTTTAAAAGAAATGAGCGCATACCGCCGCTTATTGGGAGATCTATTAAAGAAACTCCCCGCTTCGGCATCGTCGCACAGTTATGTGGTCATGGAAGAAGTGAAAGAAACTTTATATTTAGATGTAAGCAAGTAA
- a CDS encoding DUF1624 domain-containing protein — protein sequence MSLEKNIERLQSIDALRGLVIIIMLLDHVRETFYLHKQVTDPMDVTVTEPALFGSRLLAHICAPVFVLLTGISAFLFQSKKQDSQQTRAFLLKRGLFLIVLELTLVNFAWTATFPPEVIYLQVIWAIGISMVVLACCVSLPLPVLAGVALVIIFGHNLLDSVHFSQGVLQNIWFILHERGWIEFAGIKLRTSYPVLPWIGVILLGYVLGQFFSLKYTANQRSRALLSIGLIIIGLFVLLRFINIYGDQPWQYFESLQLSLMSFFNLTKYPPSLLFILLNVGIGLLVLVAFECMQQHSFLKPLVVFGSVPMFFYLLHLYVLKLIYVFVLNVWGANYGNYLSVSHVWMLWLITILLSFALYPAVKWFSKFKHQNKHISILKYF from the coding sequence ATGTCTTTAGAAAAGAATATTGAACGTTTACAGTCGATTGATGCATTGCGTGGTTTGGTGATCATCATTATGCTGCTCGACCATGTAAGAGAAACTTTCTATTTACATAAACAGGTTACCGATCCAATGGACGTAACAGTAACAGAACCAGCATTATTTGGCAGTCGATTATTGGCACATATTTGCGCTCCGGTTTTTGTACTTTTAACCGGTATTTCTGCGTTTTTATTTCAATCAAAAAAACAGGACTCACAACAAACGCGTGCCTTTCTATTAAAACGTGGCTTATTTTTAATTGTATTAGAGCTTACGCTTGTGAATTTTGCATGGACAGCAACTTTTCCACCCGAAGTCATTTATTTACAGGTGATTTGGGCGATAGGTATTAGCATGGTGGTATTAGCTTGTTGTGTAAGTTTGCCTTTGCCAGTTCTTGCTGGTGTAGCGTTGGTCATTATTTTTGGGCACAACCTGCTAGATTCTGTGCACTTCTCACAAGGTGTTTTACAAAATATATGGTTCATTTTACATGAACGTGGTTGGATTGAATTTGCGGGTATCAAGCTTCGTACAAGCTATCCTGTTTTACCTTGGATTGGAGTGATTTTATTAGGCTATGTTTTAGGTCAGTTCTTTAGTTTAAAATATACAGCAAATCAAAGAAGCCGCGCTTTACTCAGCATTGGTTTAATAATTATTGGGTTATTTGTTTTACTACGTTTTATCAATATCTATGGTGACCAGCCGTGGCAGTATTTTGAGTCATTACAACTGAGCCTTATGAGCTTTTTTAACCTCACCAAGTATCCGCCATCTTTACTGTTTATTTTGCTGAATGTTGGAATTGGTTTGCTTGTGCTCGTTGCTTTTGAATGTATGCAGCAGCACTCGTTTTTAAAACCATTAGTGGTATTTGGCTCGGTGCCTATGTTCTTTTATTTATTGCATTTATATGTGCTGAAACTGATCTATGTGTTTGTGCTAAACGTGTGGGGAGCCAACTACGGGAATTATTTGTCGGTCAGCCATGTATGGATGCTGTGGTTAATCACAATTTTGCTGTCTTTTGCACTCTACCCAGCGGTTAAGTGGTTCTCGAAGTTCAAACATCAAAATAAACATATTTCGATTTTAAAATATTTCTAA